In Pseudomonas rhizosphaerae, one DNA window encodes the following:
- the choV gene encoding choline ABC transporter ATP-binding protein, which yields MSIIRFDNVDVIFAKDPREALKLLDQGLTRNEILKKTGQIVGVEKASLDINKGEICVLMGLSGSGKSSLLRCINGLNTVSRGKLFVEHEDRQIDIASCTPAELKMMRTQRIAMVFQKFALMPWLTVRENISFGLEMQGRPEKERRKLVDEKLELVGLTQWRNKKPDELSGGMQQRVGLARALAMDADILLMDEPFSALDPLIRQGLQDELLELQRKLNKTIVFVSHDLDEALKLGSRIAIMKDGRIIQYSVPEEIVLNPADDYVRTFVAHTNPLNVLCGRSLMRTLDKCTRVNGSVCLDPGVDSWLNLGAGNSLTSARQGDAVLDLQGWAPGQALEGLGRRPTLVNADIGMRDALQIRYQTGHKLVLHDSDKQVVGILGDTELYHALLGKNLG from the coding sequence ATGAGCATTATTCGATTCGACAACGTCGATGTGATCTTCGCCAAGGATCCACGCGAAGCGCTGAAGCTGCTCGACCAAGGTCTGACCCGCAACGAGATCCTGAAGAAGACCGGGCAGATCGTCGGCGTGGAAAAGGCCAGCCTGGACATCAACAAGGGCGAGATCTGCGTGCTGATGGGCCTGTCCGGCTCGGGCAAGTCGAGCCTGCTGCGCTGCATCAATGGGCTGAACACGGTGAGCCGCGGCAAGCTGTTCGTCGAGCATGAAGACCGCCAGATCGACATCGCCTCGTGCACGCCAGCGGAACTGAAGATGATGCGCACCCAACGCATCGCCATGGTGTTCCAGAAGTTCGCCCTGATGCCCTGGCTGACGGTGCGCGAGAACATCAGTTTCGGCCTGGAGATGCAGGGCCGTCCGGAAAAGGAACGGCGCAAGCTGGTCGACGAGAAGCTCGAGCTGGTGGGGCTGACCCAGTGGCGCAACAAGAAACCCGACGAGCTGTCCGGTGGCATGCAGCAGCGTGTGGGCCTGGCCCGGGCGCTGGCGATGGACGCCGACATCCTGCTGATGGATGAACCGTTTTCGGCGCTCGACCCGTTGATCCGTCAAGGTCTGCAAGACGAGTTGCTGGAGCTGCAACGCAAGCTGAACAAGACCATCGTGTTCGTCAGCCATGACCTGGACGAGGCACTCAAGCTGGGCAGCCGCATCGCCATCATGAAGGACGGGCGGATCATCCAGTACAGCGTGCCCGAGGAAATCGTGCTCAACCCGGCCGACGATTACGTGCGTACTTTCGTGGCTCACACCAATCCGCTCAACGTGCTGTGCGGGCGCAGCCTGATGCGCACGCTGGACAAGTGCACCCGCGTCAATGGCTCGGTGTGCCTGGACCCGGGCGTGGATTCATGGCTGAACCTGGGCGCCGGCAACTCGCTGACCAGCGCGCGCCAGGGCGATGCCGTGCTCGACCTGCAAGGCTGGGCGCCAGGGCAGGCTCTGGAAGGCCTGGGCCGCAGGCCAACGCTGGTCAATGCCGACATCGGCATGCGCGACGCCTTGCAGATCCGCTACCAGACCGGTCATAAGCTGGTGCTGCACGACAGCGACAAACAGGTGGTGGGCATTCTCGGGGATACCGAGCTGTACCATGCTCTGCTGGGCAAGAACCTGGGCTGA
- the choW gene encoding choline ABC transporter permease subunit, which translates to MLTDHKIPLGEYIAAFVDWLTQHGASTFDAIASTLEAIIHGFTAGLTWFNPYVLTALIAALAHFIQRKWGLTLFVALSFLLILNLGYWQETMETLAQVLFATLVCVIIGVPLGIVAAHKPMFYTMMRPVLDLMQTVPTFVYLIPTLTLFGLGVVPGLISTVVFAIAAPIRLTYLGIRDVPQELMDAGKAFGCSRRQLLSRIELPHAMPSIAAGITQCIMLSLSMVVIAALVGADGLGKPVVNALNTADIALGFEAGLAIVLLAIMLDRICKQPDVKIGGDA; encoded by the coding sequence ATGCTGACAGACCACAAGATCCCCCTGGGCGAGTACATCGCGGCGTTCGTCGACTGGCTCACCCAACACGGGGCTTCGACGTTCGATGCCATCGCATCCACGCTCGAAGCGATCATTCATGGTTTCACCGCCGGCCTCACCTGGTTCAACCCCTACGTACTGACCGCCCTGATCGCCGCGCTGGCGCACTTCATCCAGCGCAAATGGGGGCTGACGCTGTTCGTGGCGTTGTCGTTCCTGCTGATCCTCAACCTGGGGTACTGGCAGGAAACCATGGAGACCCTGGCGCAAGTGTTGTTCGCCACCTTGGTCTGCGTAATCATCGGCGTGCCGCTGGGCATCGTCGCCGCACACAAACCCATGTTCTACACCATGATGCGTCCGGTCCTCGACCTGATGCAGACGGTACCGACCTTCGTCTACCTGATCCCCACGCTCACCCTGTTCGGGCTAGGTGTGGTGCCGGGCCTGATTTCCACGGTGGTGTTCGCCATCGCCGCGCCGATTCGCCTGACCTACCTGGGCATCCGCGACGTCCCGCAGGAACTGATGGATGCCGGCAAGGCCTTTGGCTGCTCGCGACGCCAGCTGCTGTCGCGCATCGAGTTGCCCCACGCCATGCCGAGCATCGCCGCCGGCATCACCCAGTGCATCATGCTCTCGCTGTCGATGGTGGTGATCGCGGCCCTGGTCGGCGCCGATGGCTTGGGCAAGCCGGTGGTCAACGCGCTGAACACCGCCGACATCGCGCTGGGCTTCGAAGCCGGCCTGGCCATCGTGTTGCTGGCAATCATGCTGGACCGTATCTGCAAACAACCCGACGTCAAGATAGGGGGTGATGCATGA
- a CDS encoding choline ABC transporter substrate-binding protein, with protein sequence MKGPTSILLATLLGLPVLAQAAEPARCATVNFSDVGWTDITVTTAVTSAVLQSLGYKTKTTMISVPVTYKSLADGKNMDVFLGNWMPTMENDIKPYRDAGTVETVRANLENAKYTLAVPQALYDKGLKDFSDIVKFKDQLDGKIYGIEPGNDGNRLIQSMIDKNAFGLKDAGFKVVESSEAGMLSQVDRAQRRNTDVVFLGWEPHPMNTRFKVQYLTGGDDYFGPNFGQATIYTNTRKGYTQECSNVGQLLKNLQFSLAMESTLMGNVLDDKQKPDAAARAWLKNNPQVLDTWLAGVTTIDGKPGLEAVKAKLAQ encoded by the coding sequence ATGAAAGGTCCAACATCGATTCTGCTGGCCACCCTGCTGGGCCTGCCTGTACTGGCTCAAGCAGCGGAACCGGCGCGATGCGCCACTGTGAATTTCTCCGATGTCGGCTGGACCGACATCACCGTCACCACCGCCGTCACCAGTGCGGTGCTGCAGTCGCTGGGCTACAAGACCAAGACCACCATGATTTCCGTACCCGTGACCTACAAGTCCCTGGCCGACGGCAAGAACATGGACGTCTTCCTCGGCAACTGGATGCCGACCATGGAAAACGACATCAAGCCCTACCGCGACGCCGGTACGGTGGAAACGGTGCGCGCCAACCTGGAAAACGCCAAGTACACCCTGGCCGTGCCCCAGGCGCTGTACGACAAGGGCCTGAAAGATTTCTCCGATATCGTCAAGTTCAAGGACCAGCTGGACGGCAAGATCTACGGCATCGAGCCGGGCAACGACGGCAACCGCCTGATCCAGAGCATGATCGACAAGAACGCCTTCGGCCTCAAGGACGCCGGTTTCAAGGTGGTCGAATCGAGCGAGGCCGGCATGCTGTCCCAGGTCGACCGCGCGCAGCGGCGCAACACCGACGTGGTTTTCCTGGGCTGGGAACCGCACCCGATGAACACCCGCTTCAAGGTGCAGTACCTGACCGGCGGCGACGACTACTTCGGCCCCAACTTCGGCCAGGCCACCATCTACACCAACACCCGCAAGGGCTACACCCAAGAATGCAGCAACGTTGGCCAGTTGCTGAAAAACCTGCAGTTCAGCCTGGCCATGGAAAGCACGCTGATGGGCAACGTCCTGGACGACAAGCAGAAACCCGACGCGGCTGCTCGGGCCTGGCTGAAAAACAACCCGCAGGTGCTCGACACCTGGCTCGCTGGCGTCACCACCATCGATGGCAAGCCGGGTCTTGAAGCCGTCAAGGCCAAGCTCGCGCAATAA
- a CDS encoding GlxA family transcriptional regulator has product MTSFTTGAQPQPRSPQSIGFLLLDNFTLISLASAVEPLRMANQLSGRELYRWTTLSADGGQVWASDGLQITPDSAMHKAAPMDTVIVCGGVGIQRAVGRDHVSWLQSQARQSKRLGAVCTGSWALACAGLLDGFECSVHWECLASMQEAFPRVAMSTRLFTLDRNRFTSSGGTAPLDMMLHLISRDHGRELSAAISEMFVYERIRNEQDHQRVPLKHMLGTNQPKLQEIVALMEANLEEPIDLDELAVYVAVSRRQLERLFQKYLHCSPSRYYLKLRLIRARQLLKQTPMSIIEVASVCGFVSTPHFSKCYREYFGIPPRDERVGSNTTQQVAMLPIPQAMVLAGPLSALSQARNESTFASVRI; this is encoded by the coding sequence ATGACGTCCTTCACCACCGGCGCTCAACCGCAGCCTCGCAGCCCGCAGTCCATCGGCTTCCTGTTGCTCGACAACTTCACCCTGATCTCCCTGGCCTCGGCAGTCGAACCCCTGCGCATGGCCAATCAGTTGTCCGGGCGCGAGCTGTATCGATGGACCACACTGAGCGCCGACGGTGGCCAGGTATGGGCCAGTGACGGCCTGCAGATCACTCCGGATTCGGCCATGCACAAGGCCGCACCGATGGACACGGTGATCGTCTGTGGTGGTGTGGGTATCCAGCGCGCGGTGGGCCGTGATCACGTCAGCTGGCTGCAGAGCCAGGCGCGGCAGTCCAAGCGCCTGGGCGCGGTCTGTACTGGCAGTTGGGCGCTGGCCTGCGCCGGTCTGCTCGATGGCTTCGAGTGCAGCGTGCACTGGGAGTGCCTGGCCTCGATGCAGGAGGCTTTTCCGCGCGTGGCGATGAGTACGCGTCTGTTCACCCTCGACCGCAACCGTTTCACCAGTTCGGGCGGCACGGCGCCGCTGGACATGATGCTGCACCTGATCAGCCGCGACCATGGCCGCGAGCTCTCGGCGGCGATTTCCGAGATGTTCGTCTACGAGCGCATCCGCAACGAGCAGGATCATCAGCGTGTACCGCTCAAGCACATGCTGGGTACCAACCAGCCCAAGCTGCAGGAGATCGTCGCGCTGATGGAGGCCAACCTGGAAGAGCCGATCGACCTGGACGAGTTGGCGGTGTATGTGGCGGTGTCGCGGCGCCAGCTGGAGCGGCTGTTCCAGAAGTACCTGCATTGTTCGCCGTCGCGCTATTACCTCAAGTTGCGCCTGATCCGGGCACGGCAGTTGCTCAAGCAGACACCCATGTCGATCATCGAGGTGGCGTCGGTGTGCGGCTTCGTGTCGACGCCGCATTTTTCCAAATGCTATCGCGAGTACTTCGGTATTCCGCCGCGTGACGAGCGCGTCGGCTCAAATACGACCCAGCAGGTGGCGATGCTGCCGATCCCTCAGGCCATGGTCTTGGCCGGACCATTGTCGGCACTGAGCCAGGCGCGCAACGAATCGACGTTTGCCAGTGTAAGAATCTGA
- a CDS encoding AAA family ATPase has protein sequence MLDFLSFQGVGPASALGPIGLAPRLNFITGDNGLGKSFVLDTAWWVLTRTWAAGRPIKARDQAALPVIDYRFTGAAHSAGQWAWQKDRWTPVGDVAPSRALVVYAHANGTFSAWDPVRNAGELAAYHFDETQLWRGTPMAGQGRLCNGLLNDWVRWQRTHGCKAFAALKQVLRALSPSREELLLPGRPCHIGLLDETEYPTLQRPQGRVPLPETSSAIRRVVALAYMLVWSWEGHRRACRLAGVQPSDELVFLVDEVECHLHAQWQRRIVPALMNVVGALTRQRLAVQMIVATHSPLVLASMESQFVESRDALFTLGLQAGEVQLHQQPWAPQGDAVNWLVSESFGLRQARSVEAEAAIGAAEAWMRGERSGLPEGLDSEEAIQTQLLQTLPTGDHFWPTWVVAKAGVPA, from the coding sequence ATGCTCGATTTTCTCTCCTTTCAGGGCGTCGGCCCTGCTTCTGCCCTGGGCCCCATCGGCCTGGCGCCACGGCTGAACTTCATCACCGGCGACAACGGCCTGGGCAAGAGTTTCGTGCTCGACACGGCCTGGTGGGTGCTGACCCGTACCTGGGCGGCGGGCAGGCCCATCAAGGCGCGCGACCAGGCCGCATTGCCGGTCATCGACTATCGGTTCACGGGTGCAGCCCACAGCGCCGGACAATGGGCCTGGCAGAAAGACCGCTGGACGCCAGTAGGGGATGTCGCCCCAAGCCGCGCGCTGGTGGTGTATGCCCACGCCAACGGCACCTTCAGCGCCTGGGACCCGGTGCGCAACGCAGGTGAACTAGCGGCCTATCATTTCGATGAGACCCAGCTGTGGCGAGGTACGCCGATGGCAGGACAGGGGCGCCTGTGCAATGGGCTGCTCAACGACTGGGTACGCTGGCAGCGAACCCACGGCTGCAAGGCATTCGCGGCCTTGAAGCAGGTCCTGCGCGCACTGTCGCCGTCGCGCGAAGAACTGTTGCTGCCCGGCCGACCGTGCCACATCGGCCTGCTGGATGAAACCGAATACCCGACGCTGCAGCGGCCTCAGGGACGGGTGCCTTTGCCCGAAACTTCCAGTGCGATCCGCCGCGTGGTGGCCCTGGCCTACATGTTGGTCTGGAGCTGGGAGGGGCATCGCCGCGCCTGCCGTCTGGCCGGTGTGCAGCCGAGCGATGAATTGGTGTTTCTGGTGGACGAGGTCGAGTGCCATCTGCACGCTCAGTGGCAACGCCGGATCGTGCCTGCGTTGATGAACGTCGTCGGCGCGCTGACCCGCCAACGCCTGGCGGTGCAGATGATCGTGGCCACTCACTCGCCACTGGTGCTGGCTTCCATGGAGAGCCAGTTCGTCGAATCTCGCGACGCGCTCTTCACCCTGGGTTTGCAGGCCGGCGAAGTGCAGCTGCACCAGCAACCCTGGGCGCCCCAGGGTGATGCGGTGAACTGGCTGGTGTCCGAGAGCTTCGGCCTGCGCCAGGCACGCTCGGTGGAAGCGGAAGCGGCGATTGGCGCTGCCGAAGCCTGGATGCGCGGTGAGCGATCGGGCCTGCCCGAGGGGCTGGACAGTGAAGAGGCGATTCAGACGCAGCTGCTGCAAACCCTGCCCACGGGGGATCACTTCTGGCCGACCTGGGTCGTGGCCAAGGCGGGGGTGCCAGCATGA
- a CDS encoding thioesterase family protein → MITYQTPVLAEWVDYNGHLRDAFYLLIFSYATDAFMARIGIDPQRDQHSLFTLECHLNYLHEVKLGAEVQVRTRVLAHDRKRVQVYHTLHLQNADEVLAASEQMLLHVDLQGPRSAVFGEASLAVLAEAFEAQRQQPAAEYAGRRIALPG, encoded by the coding sequence ATGATCACCTATCAAACGCCCGTGCTCGCGGAGTGGGTGGACTACAACGGCCATCTGCGCGACGCGTTCTACCTGTTGATCTTCAGCTACGCCACCGACGCGTTCATGGCCCGCATCGGGATCGATCCGCAGCGTGACCAGCACTCGCTGTTCACCCTGGAATGCCACCTTAACTACCTGCACGAGGTAAAATTGGGGGCCGAGGTGCAGGTGCGCACACGGGTGCTGGCCCATGACCGCAAGCGGGTGCAGGTGTACCACACGCTGCACCTGCAAAACGCGGACGAGGTGCTGGCGGCCAGCGAGCAGATGCTGTTGCATGTGGATTTGCAGGGGCCGAGGTCGGCGGTGTTCGGGGAGGCTTCGCTGGCGGTCCTGGCCGAGGCTTTCGAGGCGCAGCGGCAACAGCCTGCAGCCGAGTATGCCGGGCGACGGATTGCGTTGCCCGGCTGA
- a CDS encoding L-carnitine dehydrogenase has product MTYITHINTFAALGSGVIGSGWVARALAHGLDVVAWDPAPGAEAALRQRIANAWPALVKQGLAAGAAQSRLRFVATVEDCVRDADFIQESAPERLELKLELHARISAAAKPDALIGSSTSGLLPSAFYEGATHPERCVVGHPFNPVYLLPLVEVVGGRHTAPEAIQAAISVYENLGMRPLHVRKEVPGFIADRLLEALWREALHLVNDGVATTGEIDDAIRFGAGLRWSFMGTFLTYTLAGGDAGMRHFMNQFGPALKLPWTYLPAPELTDTLINDVVAGTSAQLGEHSIGALERYRDDCLLAVLDAVRVTKARHGMSFAE; this is encoded by the coding sequence ATGACCTACATCACCCACATCAACACCTTCGCCGCCCTGGGCAGCGGAGTCATCGGCAGCGGCTGGGTTGCCCGCGCCCTCGCCCATGGCCTGGACGTCGTCGCCTGGGACCCGGCGCCAGGCGCCGAAGCTGCCTTGCGCCAGCGCATCGCCAATGCCTGGCCCGCGCTGGTCAAGCAAGGTCTGGCGGCGGGTGCAGCGCAGTCGCGGCTGCGCTTCGTGGCCACCGTCGAGGACTGCGTGCGCGACGCCGACTTCATCCAGGAAAGCGCTCCAGAGCGGCTGGAACTCAAGCTGGAACTGCACGCCCGCATCAGCGCCGCCGCCAAGCCCGACGCCTTGATCGGTTCCAGCACCTCTGGCCTGCTGCCCAGTGCATTCTACGAGGGCGCCACACACCCGGAACGCTGCGTGGTCGGGCACCCGTTCAACCCGGTCTACCTGCTGCCGTTGGTGGAGGTGGTCGGCGGCCGACACACTGCACCCGAGGCAATCCAGGCGGCCATCAGCGTTTATGAAAACCTGGGCATGCGCCCGCTGCACGTGCGCAAGGAAGTGCCCGGCTTCATCGCCGACCGCCTGCTCGAAGCGCTGTGGCGCGAAGCCTTGCACCTGGTCAACGACGGTGTGGCCACCACGGGTGAGATCGACGACGCCATTCGTTTCGGCGCCGGCTTGCGCTGGTCGTTCATGGGCACTTTCCTGACCTACACCCTGGCCGGCGGCGACGCCGGCATGCGCCATTTCATGAACCAGTTCGGCCCGGCCCTGAAGCTACCCTGGACCTACCTGCCCGCGCCGGAACTAACCGACACGCTGATCAACGATGTCGTGGCTGGGACCTCGGCGCAACTGGGGGAACACAGCATCGGCGCCCTGGAGCGTTACCGCGACGATTGCCTGCTGGCGGTGCTGGACGCGGTACGGGTGACCAAGGCCCGTCACGGCATGAGCTTCGCCGAATGA
- a CDS encoding 3-keto-5-aminohexanoate cleavage protein produces the protein MNHDVIITCALTGAGDTTAKSPHVPVTPKQIAAAAVEAAKAGATVVHCHVRDPQTGRFSRDVALYREVMERIREADIDIIVNLTAGMGGDLEIGPGETPMAFGPGTDLIGPLARLAHVEALLPEICTLDCGTLNFGDGNSIYVSTPAQLRAGAQRITELGVKAELEIFDTGHLWFAKQMIKEGLLHDPLFQLCLGIPWGAPADTTTMKAMVDNLPADAVWAGFGIGRMQMPMAAQAVLLGGNVRVGLEDNIWLEKGVLATNGQLVERASEILTRLGARVLTPAEGRQKMNLVRR, from the coding sequence ATGAACCACGACGTCATCATCACCTGCGCCCTGACCGGTGCGGGCGATACCACCGCCAAAAGCCCTCACGTGCCCGTTACGCCGAAACAGATCGCCGCTGCCGCCGTCGAAGCGGCCAAGGCCGGGGCCACCGTGGTGCACTGCCATGTGCGCGATCCGCAGACTGGCCGCTTCAGCCGCGACGTGGCGCTGTACCGGGAAGTGATGGAGCGCATTCGCGAGGCCGATATCGACATCATCGTCAACCTCACCGCCGGCATGGGCGGCGACCTGGAAATCGGCCCAGGGGAAACTCCGATGGCGTTCGGCCCCGGCACCGACCTGATTGGTCCACTGGCGCGTCTGGCCCATGTCGAAGCGCTGCTGCCGGAGATCTGCACCCTGGACTGCGGCACCCTGAATTTCGGCGACGGCAACAGCATCTACGTGTCCACCCCCGCGCAGCTGCGCGCCGGCGCACAACGCATCACCGAGCTGGGCGTGAAGGCAGAACTGGAAATCTTCGACACCGGTCACCTGTGGTTCGCCAAGCAGATGATCAAGGAAGGACTGCTGCACGATCCGCTGTTCCAACTGTGCCTGGGCATCCCCTGGGGGGCGCCGGCCGATACCACTACCATGAAGGCCATGGTCGACAACTTGCCAGCAGATGCGGTGTGGGCCGGTTTCGGTATCGGCCGCATGCAGATGCCCATGGCCGCGCAGGCCGTGCTGCTTGGCGGCAACGTGCGGGTCGGGCTGGAAGACAACATCTGGCTTGAGAAAGGCGTGCTGGCCACCAACGGTCAACTGGTGGAACGGGCCAGCGAGATTCTGACCCGGCTCGGGGCACGGGTGCTGACGCCGGCCGAGGGGCGGCAAAAGATGAACCTCGTTCGACGGTGA
- the choX gene encoding choline ABC transporter substrate-binding protein, producing the protein MNRLISCCLLMLTGTALLTGTASAAEPASCKNVRLGVVNWTDVIATSAMTNVLLDDLGYNVKQTSASQQIIFAGIRDQRLDMFLGYWNPLMTQTITPFVEQKQVRVLDQPSLKDARATLAVPTYLADKGLKSFADIARFKKELGGKIYGIEPGSGANTQIKDMIAKNRFGLGDFQLVESSEAGMLSAVTRAVKRNEAIVFFGWAPHPMNVNQDMTYLSGSEDALGPNEGMATVWTVTAPDYASRCPNVDKLLGNLTFTAADESRMMQPLLEHKDAFDSARQWLKDHPQDRQRWLQGVTTFDGKPAS; encoded by the coding sequence ATGAATAGATTGATCAGCTGCTGCCTGCTGATGCTCACCGGTACCGCGCTGTTGACCGGCACGGCCAGCGCCGCGGAACCGGCCAGTTGCAAGAACGTGCGCCTGGGCGTGGTCAACTGGACCGATGTGATCGCCACCAGCGCCATGACCAACGTATTGCTCGACGACTTGGGCTACAACGTCAAGCAGACCAGCGCCTCCCAGCAGATCATCTTCGCCGGCATCCGCGACCAGCGCCTGGACATGTTCCTGGGCTACTGGAATCCGCTGATGACCCAGACCATCACCCCGTTCGTGGAACAGAAGCAGGTACGCGTGTTGGACCAGCCCAGCTTGAAAGACGCCCGCGCCACCTTGGCCGTGCCGACCTACCTGGCCGACAAGGGCCTGAAAAGCTTCGCCGACATCGCCAGGTTCAAAAAGGAACTGGGCGGCAAAATCTACGGCATCGAGCCGGGCTCGGGTGCCAACACCCAGATCAAGGACATGATCGCCAAGAACCGCTTCGGCCTGGGCGACTTTCAACTGGTGGAGTCCAGCGAGGCCGGGATGCTGTCGGCGGTGACCCGCGCGGTGAAGCGCAACGAGGCCATCGTGTTCTTCGGCTGGGCGCCGCACCCGATGAACGTCAACCAGGACATGACCTACCTGAGCGGCAGCGAAGACGCCCTTGGCCCGAACGAAGGCATGGCCACGGTGTGGACGGTGACCGCGCCGGACTACGCCAGCCGCTGCCCGAACGTGGACAAACTGCTGGGCAACCTGACCTTCACCGCGGCCGACGAGAGCCGAATGATGCAACCGCTGCTGGAGCACAAGGACGCCTTCGACTCGGCCCGGCAATGGCTCAAGGACCACCCCCAGGACCGACAGCGCTGGCTGCAGGGCGTGACCACCTTCGACGGCAAACCCGCCTCCTGA
- a CDS encoding GlxA family transcriptional regulator: MAQDFHFLLLPGFSAMGFISAIEPLRVANRFRGELYRWQVLSLDGGAVLASNGMSVNADGGLTALAPGATLLVVAGFEPLATFDGALRDWLRRLDREGVTLGGIDTGSFVLAEAGLLERHRVALHWEALDAFRESYPALSASQELFETDSARITCAGGTACIDLMLDLIGQAHGSELAIQVSEQFVVGRIRPRKDHQRMQIASRYGIGNKKLVQVIGEMEQHTEPPLSTLQLAELAKVTRRQLERLFRLHLNDTPSNFYLRLRLEKARQLLRQTPMSVLEVSIACGFDSPSYFTRSYRARFARCPREDRRGRESG, translated from the coding sequence ATGGCCCAAGACTTCCACTTCCTGCTGCTGCCCGGCTTTTCTGCGATGGGTTTCATCTCGGCCATCGAGCCGCTGCGTGTGGCCAACCGCTTCCGCGGCGAGCTGTATCGCTGGCAGGTGCTGAGCCTGGACGGCGGCGCGGTGTTGGCCAGCAACGGCATGTCGGTGAATGCCGACGGCGGGCTGACCGCGTTGGCCCCGGGGGCGACGCTGCTGGTGGTGGCCGGTTTCGAGCCGCTCGCCACCTTCGATGGGGCACTGCGCGACTGGCTGCGCCGTCTGGATCGCGAAGGGGTGACGCTGGGCGGCATCGACACCGGCAGCTTTGTCCTCGCCGAAGCGGGCCTGCTCGAGCGCCACCGTGTGGCGCTGCATTGGGAGGCTCTGGATGCCTTTCGCGAATCCTATCCGGCATTGAGCGCCAGCCAGGAGCTGTTCGAAACCGACAGTGCGCGCATCACCTGCGCCGGTGGTACCGCCTGCATCGACCTGATGCTCGATCTGATCGGCCAGGCCCACGGCAGCGAGCTGGCGATCCAGGTCTCGGAGCAATTCGTGGTCGGCCGCATCCGGCCGCGCAAGGATCACCAGCGCATGCAGATCGCCTCGCGCTACGGCATCGGCAACAAGAAGCTGGTGCAGGTGATCGGCGAAATGGAGCAGCACACCGAGCCGCCGCTGAGCACGCTGCAGTTGGCCGAGCTGGCCAAGGTCACGCGACGCCAATTGGAGCGCTTGTTCCGGCTGCACTTGAACGACACGCCGAGTAATTTCTACCTGCGCCTGCGTCTGGAGAAAGCCCGGCAACTGCTGCGCCAGACGCCGATGAGCGTGCTGGAGGTCAGCATCGCCTGTGGTTTCGATTCACCGTCGTATTTCACCCGCAGCTATCGGGCGCGGTTTGCCCGCTGCCCGCGGGAAGATCGGCGTGGCCGCGAGTCGGGGTAG
- a CDS encoding DUF3010 family protein, protein MKIAGVEIKGSEAIFAVVEYVDADLAHVPATVKKIALEDDDIAANVRQFRTQVAAFISDNGLKMLAIKKRGKKGEFAGGPTTFKIEGVLQLLDGCEAVLVSPQTISAQAKKLAELPGSLNKYQHEAYKAACAVLLKAR, encoded by the coding sequence GTGAAAATAGCCGGGGTCGAGATCAAGGGCAGCGAAGCGATCTTCGCCGTGGTGGAGTACGTCGACGCCGATCTGGCGCACGTACCCGCTACCGTCAAGAAGATTGCCCTGGAAGACGATGACATCGCCGCAAACGTGCGGCAGTTCCGCACGCAAGTCGCCGCGTTCATCAGCGATAACGGGTTGAAGATGCTTGCCATCAAGAAACGCGGCAAGAAGGGTGAATTCGCCGGCGGGCCGACCACCTTCAAGATTGAAGGCGTGCTGCAACTGCTCGATGGCTGCGAGGCGGTGCTGGTGTCCCCGCAGACCATCAGTGCCCAGGCCAAGAAGCTGGCCGAGTTGCCGGGCAGCCTGAACAAGTACCAGCACGAAGCCTACAAGGCCGCTTGCGCAGTACTGCTCAAAGCTCGTTGA
- a CDS encoding lysozyme inhibitor LprI family protein, whose translation MRFTLLMLALLSFAAQAEESDSPTPCDNVETDQQSYDCSAYNRKTSEAEMSGSYTDLLDRIKSQFPADSPELKAFTGKLKAAQDLWAKSREADCDVYTVNAGKGTQAYEIAQNDCRAQKSDERSEFLQSVGLE comes from the coding sequence ATGAGATTCACGCTGCTGATGCTTGCCCTGCTGTCCTTCGCCGCCCAGGCCGAAGAGTCCGACAGCCCCACCCCGTGCGATAACGTCGAAACCGATCAGCAGAGCTACGATTGCTCGGCCTACAACCGCAAGACCTCGGAAGCCGAGATGAGCGGGTCGTACACCGACCTGCTCGATCGCATCAAGTCCCAGTTCCCCGCAGACTCGCCCGAGCTCAAGGCATTCACCGGCAAGCTCAAGGCCGCCCAGGACCTGTGGGCCAAGTCGCGCGAAGCCGATTGCGACGTGTACACGGTCAATGCCGGCAAAGGCACCCAGGCGTATGAGATCGCGCAGAACGATTGTCGCGCGCAGAAAAGCGACGAGCGCTCCGAGTTCCTGCAGTCGGTGGGCCTGGAGTGA